A genomic region of Pelodiscus sinensis isolate JC-2024 chromosome 1, ASM4963464v1, whole genome shotgun sequence contains the following coding sequences:
- the LOC142827866 gene encoding C-type lectin BfL-2-like, giving the protein MSLLQVQCQHHQPGAHLASIVNEAERDVVVHYITMSGSTDRVWIGLHDPDKDRTWVWTDGSLYRYHSWNNGEPNNDKNNEYCVEVWTSTGYKDWNDAPCDKTNAYICKYRL; this is encoded by the exons ATGTCCCTGCTGCAGGTGCAGTGTCAGCATCACCAGCCGGGGGCCCATCTGGCCTCCATCGTCAATGAGGCAGAAAGGGACGTAGTGGTTCACTACATCACCATGTCGGGCTCCACGGATCGCGTCTGGATCGGACTCCACGACCCCGACAAG GACAGGACCTGGGTGTGGACAGATGGCTCCCTCTATCGCTACCATAGTTGGAATAATGGGGAACCAAACAACGACAAAAACAATGAGTACTGTGTCGAGGTGTGGACTTCCACTG GTTATAAGGACTGGAACGATGCTCCCTGTGACAAGACAAACGCCTACATTTGCAAGTACAGACTCTAG
- the LOC106731656 gene encoding interferon-induced protein with tetratricopeptide repeats 5-like isoform X1, with translation MRRWERSPGPGLRTASSLPLKEKLQALQCHFTWDFEIRDKVDAVHILHTVALRIAHTPYPNQAAYLALQAYLCHLQGRYEDALQSLREAEEFLARDHPGNVPRQALVIYGNYAWIYYHLAHYDVVERYLDQVSQICRSLNSRSPYAALIPEVHAHKGWSLLATGFRNGQEASKCFQRALAEDEANGEFLAGSAIAAFASYTHSRDFEYKSDAKKKLSAIIQEEPQNYEAKMYLAKILERRDRPQAEALVEDVVRNSRDPEVLRNAAKFFQGEFPEKAIAILERAISLDPTYHLPHYDLARCYKEQLAVADTGRREEILAAATEAFKMAVQKDPAFVFAKLALAEMYGEKTPEYQEEIYLNLLSKVSTLSKKCQQAVYLHWGDFLLYTRESLPEAAEIYKAGFVIAGTTREKETLRNRLQEVADVFRQRSQTTEAAAIQHVLERYGSPWYKKKSTRGRSRRLSM, from the exons ATGCGGCGCTGGGAGAGgagccctggccccgggctgcgcacaGCGAG ctccctgccGCTGAAGGAGAAGCTGCAGGCCCTCCAGTGCCACTTCACCTGGGACTTTGAAATCAGGGACAAGGTGGACGCCGTTCACATCCTCCATACGGTGGCTCTGAGGATTGCCCACACTCCCTACCCGAACCAGGccgcctacctggccctgcaggctTATCTCTGCCACCTGCAAGGGCGATATGAGGACGCTCTGCAAAGCCTTAGGGAAGCTGAAGAGTTCCTGGCCAGAGATCACCCAGGTAATGTCCCCCGCCAGGCCCTGGTCATTTACGGGAACTACGCCTGGATCTACTATCACCTGGCCCATTACGACGTGGTGGAGCGTTACCTGGACCAGGTGAGCCAGATCTGCCGCTCCCTGAACAGCCGCTCGCCATACGCAGCTCTGATCCCTGAGGTCCACGCACACAAAGGCTGGTCTCTCCTGGCAACCGGCTTCCGCAACGGCCAAGAGGCCTCAAAGTGTTTCCAAAGGGCATTGGCAGAAGACGAAGCCAATGGGGAATTTCTTGCTGGGTCGGCAATCGCAGCCTTCGCCTCGTACACTCACTCACGTGATTTTGAATACAAGTCAGATGCCAAAAAGAAGTTGAGCGCCATTATCCAGGAAGAGCCGCAAAACTATGAAGCTAAGATGTATTTAGCCAAGATCCTTGAGAGGCGGGATAGaccccaggcagaagccctggTCGAAGATGTTGTTCGGAATAGCCGGGACCCCGAGGTCCTGAGAAATGCAGCCAAGTTCTTTCAAGGAGAGTTCCCAGAAAAAGCAATTGCTATTCTAGAGCGAGCAATCTCTCTGGACCCCACTTATCACCTCCCTCACTATGACCTGGCTCGTTGCTACAAGGAACAGCTGGCAGTGGCTGACACGGGCAGGAGAGAAGAAATCTTGGCAGCGGCTACAGAGGCCTTCAAGATGGCTGTGCAGAAAGATCCCGCCTTTGTGTTTGCAAAGCTGGCGCTTGCTGAAATGTACGGAGAAAAGACACCTGAGTACCAAGAGGAGATTTACCTCAACCTCCTGAGCAAGGTGTCCACCCTCAGCAAGAAGTGCCAGCAGGCCGTCTACCTTCACTGGGGGGACTTTCTCCTCTACACGCGGGAGTCCCTGCCTGAGGCAGCTGAGATTTACAAAGCCGGCTTCGTCATCGCAGGCACCACCCGGGAGAAAGAAACACTGAGAAATAGGCTGCAAGAGGTGGCAGACGTATTCCGGCAGCGCTCCCAGACCACTGAGGCTGCAGCCATACAGCATGTCCTGGAACGGTACGGAAGTCCCTGGTACAAGAAGAAATCCACCCGTGGCCGGAGCAGGAGACTGTCGATGTAG
- the LOC106731656 gene encoding interferon-induced protein with tetratricopeptide repeats 5-like isoform X3: MSSLPLKEKLQALQCHFTWDFEIRDKVDAVHILHTVALRIAHTPYPNQAAYLALQAYLCHLQGRYEDALQSLREAEEFLARDHPGNVPRQALVIYGNYAWIYYHLAHYDVVERYLDQVSQICRSLNSRSPYAALIPEVHAHKGWSLLATGFRNGQEASKCFQRALAEDEANGEFLAGSAIAAFASYTHSRDFEYKSDAKKKLSAIIQEEPQNYEAKMYLAKILERRDRPQAEALVEDVVRNSRDPEVLRNAAKFFQGEFPEKAIAILERAISLDPTYHLPHYDLARCYKEQLAVADTGRREEILAAATEAFKMAVQKDPAFVFAKLALAEMYGEKTPEYQEEIYLNLLSKVSTLSKKCQQAVYLHWGDFLLYTRESLPEAAEIYKAGFVIAGTTREKETLRNRLQEVADVFRQRSQTTEAAAIQHVLERYGSPWYKKKSTRGRSRRLSM, translated from the coding sequence ctccctgccGCTGAAGGAGAAGCTGCAGGCCCTCCAGTGCCACTTCACCTGGGACTTTGAAATCAGGGACAAGGTGGACGCCGTTCACATCCTCCATACGGTGGCTCTGAGGATTGCCCACACTCCCTACCCGAACCAGGccgcctacctggccctgcaggctTATCTCTGCCACCTGCAAGGGCGATATGAGGACGCTCTGCAAAGCCTTAGGGAAGCTGAAGAGTTCCTGGCCAGAGATCACCCAGGTAATGTCCCCCGCCAGGCCCTGGTCATTTACGGGAACTACGCCTGGATCTACTATCACCTGGCCCATTACGACGTGGTGGAGCGTTACCTGGACCAGGTGAGCCAGATCTGCCGCTCCCTGAACAGCCGCTCGCCATACGCAGCTCTGATCCCTGAGGTCCACGCACACAAAGGCTGGTCTCTCCTGGCAACCGGCTTCCGCAACGGCCAAGAGGCCTCAAAGTGTTTCCAAAGGGCATTGGCAGAAGACGAAGCCAATGGGGAATTTCTTGCTGGGTCGGCAATCGCAGCCTTCGCCTCGTACACTCACTCACGTGATTTTGAATACAAGTCAGATGCCAAAAAGAAGTTGAGCGCCATTATCCAGGAAGAGCCGCAAAACTATGAAGCTAAGATGTATTTAGCCAAGATCCTTGAGAGGCGGGATAGaccccaggcagaagccctggTCGAAGATGTTGTTCGGAATAGCCGGGACCCCGAGGTCCTGAGAAATGCAGCCAAGTTCTTTCAAGGAGAGTTCCCAGAAAAAGCAATTGCTATTCTAGAGCGAGCAATCTCTCTGGACCCCACTTATCACCTCCCTCACTATGACCTGGCTCGTTGCTACAAGGAACAGCTGGCAGTGGCTGACACGGGCAGGAGAGAAGAAATCTTGGCAGCGGCTACAGAGGCCTTCAAGATGGCTGTGCAGAAAGATCCCGCCTTTGTGTTTGCAAAGCTGGCGCTTGCTGAAATGTACGGAGAAAAGACACCTGAGTACCAAGAGGAGATTTACCTCAACCTCCTGAGCAAGGTGTCCACCCTCAGCAAGAAGTGCCAGCAGGCCGTCTACCTTCACTGGGGGGACTTTCTCCTCTACACGCGGGAGTCCCTGCCTGAGGCAGCTGAGATTTACAAAGCCGGCTTCGTCATCGCAGGCACCACCCGGGAGAAAGAAACACTGAGAAATAGGCTGCAAGAGGTGGCAGACGTATTCCGGCAGCGCTCCCAGACCACTGAGGCTGCAGCCATACAGCATGTCCTGGAACGGTACGGAAGTCCCTGGTACAAGAAGAAATCCACCCGTGGCCGGAGCAGGAGACTGTCGATGTAG